From the genome of Mya arenaria isolate MELC-2E11 chromosome 5, ASM2691426v1:
AGCGATGAGACGGTCCAAATGTTGAACATATCCTGTAACGCTGTAAACTCCTATCCACAATGCGACATTTCATGGGGAAGTAAACTACCTCATGTTCGCCCAATATCCACTGAATCAAGAATAGACATTCGGCATCATAGCTACTTCAGTTTTTCAAAAGCTGTGTTCTCACTTACAAAAGATGATGTAAACGTtggagatattttttgtttcacaaGATGTGGCACACTGAACACCTATCTTCTTCGCACATACAATTTTTCATTTCCAAGTATGTATCATGTGCTTTTCTTCTTATATTTTATCGTCAATCTTCAAAGTAAAGattatacatgtttgtgtataaCTGTAGTCAGAAAAAAACTGTATGTTATAATCTTTTCAGGTTATCCTTTGATGTCGTTCAATACATCAACAAAACTAAAGATTCAGAAAAATGAATCTGTGTCAATCAATTGCACTGTCGACGAGCTAATGCCAATCAACACGAGTCTACTGTGGCGAAACGAAGCGAGCCAAAACATAGTTAAAGTTTGCTTAAATATGATGGCGTGCGTTCTTACATTAAATGAAACCTTTGCTGAAGGCATGTGGAACTTGTACAAATGTGAAGCACATAGCGATGTCATTTCTACCAGCAAATTGCTGGCAGTATCATTCCTGGCGTTTCAAGGCATGTCTTTCACATTGCATAGTATCATAAAttacattaaaagaaaaaaacccataagGTATAAGCAAATggttatttattcaaattggAATTGTTCattaattgaaatacatgttaAGGAGCATATCATGCTTACCAACAACAAAACCAATAACTTGGTTCCTCCTTGTGTTTTGCAAAAGGTCAATCCTATTACTCTGCTCTTTAATGAATTACAGAGGCTGTCGGTGAAGGACTGTCGTCAAACGCTATGGTGGTTATTACTGGACTCGCATCTACGATTGGGTGTGTTGGTGTCGTTATCTTTACTTTGTTTGGTGTATTAGCTTACTGTAAAATCATCAAGAATCGTGGTAAGATCAATCTACTTATAAAACgaatattgttattgtaaaatCATTGCTGGGTATATGTTAACTAGCAATTTTACGATTTCAGATGAAAGACAACTCCTTCTCGAACCATCTTGTTTTCTATCATTTagagtttattttattttattttaagtaatagttagtgTAAATATAATACACATACTACTTGAAATtcgaaacgttttttttttaaatgggggtaAATAATCCTAAGATAGTATTATAAAAATCATACAACCGAATAATATTTCTGCCGTCATTTGAAAGAATTTGTATCACtttgattcattttaaaaatgatttgcaGACATATACCAAGAAATAAGGTACAGAAGGAGAACAATGCTATTGGGTGAAGAAGCTGGGAACATTAACGATGGAAATGTGGTATGTATTGGAATTCTGTCACTTTTACCGATTGATGCCGTAATGCTCATCTGCATTcgaaatgaatgaaatatataaacaatttttattatttattatttgaagttaacaatattatttataacttaatcttattgtaatattatcaatatttttcagatcGAACTTTCCGCTTCCTTCAATATAGGCGACATGCAACGTTACAATACTTTGACAACACAAGACGTGGCGCAAAATAGCGAGGATGTGTCTGCATATCCCTTCCTTGAAGTAGAGAGAAGACCATTTCGGTCCACACGAGAGACGGAATCTGGTTATGTGGACATGAGGGACATTTTTGAGACCTGCCAAAGGGCTAACTGTGATAAGTCGTTTGAAGACATGAACTCATCTGCTTCGACGGATCCCGACGAGTTTGATCCACGTTGTACTCGGAAAATGGTTGCCGAATCTGCGGACATGGGATATCTACATACTGTTACCGAGAAAAGATAACTCAATTGCCACATACAATGTGTATTTGAGAACCAATAAGCTGGTGCTGGAGATAAAGAGATGAATGCCACATAATAACACCGACGCCAATCCACGTTAACCAAACATTTCAGTTTCAAATACTTGTAGAACAATAGACAATAGCGGcccactctcgagtccgtttcctgagAAAAATCCGTACCTGTGCCATTTCAACACACTGTCCACGACCTTTTGGGAAAGGAGCCAAAACCATTCATTACCGTTACTTATAAAAGAATGACATTCAAATCAATAATGTTCTTCTTTTTAGTCATTTCCTGTCTTATGTCATTGTTCTTAGCTCAATATCTctcgtttttaaaaaaaaaataacttaatgaTATCTAAAATACCTTATTGTCATTAATTTTGTGCAGCACCAATACACTTATATCAAAAACACGTTTTCTTCTTATTAAGTTTGGCTATGAGTAATGAAGGATATTTACTTAAGATAAGGAATGacataagatgttttatgaatactgaaAAAGCAGTACAAATTCACGTAATGGTATCCTTGGCTCTTCATgacaacattttatacaaagCTGTCCTGAGTATAACAGCCTCAGAGACAAACGATAATTTTAATCACTCAAAGTATTTGAGTATTCACGGAAATTAGCTCAATACTTAGGAGCTACATATTCGAAAAGATAAAATTTACTCTAtaactgaattaaaaaagtttatgtttaatgtaaatttgtaaatacTTATGTCTATAATTGTATTGTATGAAAATGCATGGACGtatgatgatgtttttttaCCTGTTGTCAAAGATGTAAATTATTATACGTAGACTTGTAGGTCAACGGTGCCAGATGGTATTTTTAATACGTAGCACTATATTTCATTCAATGTTCATTCAAACAAATTCACCTACTTACTTACTAACTTATTATAACATGTGTAAATACGATCGTTTTGGTTTGAAAACAACTTGAAATTTGAACTTGAATTcagtttgaataaaatgttttatacaatatttcaaacaatcttgtttattttcctcAATTTGTGTTTTCCTCTCTTTTCGTTCAATGATCATGTCATAATTTCACatagtttaaaatagttttaaatccATTTTTGGAAGGCAATTATTTCCAATCATCACCTGCCTTAGTCGTAACTTAGGTGCCTACCGCTCTTCGGGCCATTTATATCACACTAATACGCTAAATAGTTCCGGATCTATAAAGTGCATATTATTTTTGGCTAAACTCTCGAAAATAATCGCATTTTGTGTCAGGCAAAGTTCAATTCGTattaatttggattttaataaCCAATAACAAAAGCTTTATTTGGGTAAATTCACATACGAACAACAAGTACGAATCTGTTTAAAGGATAGGAAAACAAGTTTGGCAAACTTATGTAAATTCCTCTCACAAAAGGATTGGTGATGAATGAAGATATCGCTTATTATTAAAATGCGCGCCCCGAAAAAGCTACTTTAAAGTCTTAACAGACCAGCCATTGCTTGATAAATGTTATGGAATCGGTACAACTCTAACGTATTCCCCTCACACTtataaaattcatgttttcatcCCCAGCAGACAatcatgaaaagaaaataatacataaattcCAGGAATTCTCGATGGAATATATTTAAAGTACCTGCGCACAGATTTCGTGGTTTGCACTGAATTATACTCTAAAATAAATGACCACTCGCCACTTCGTTCATGTGTACAGATATTCAGATATTCTTTAATTTTGTAGATGTATCTctcgatttatttatttaacgttCGTCTAGTGCTTGATTGGCGCTGTATATACTGATAAGATGGAAAATATCTCATTATAACGTCTGCACAGCGAACGATCGGGGGTTCGGAATTGTGTTTTTTCAGGAATCGACATTTACCTCAAATTGAACTAAAATAAAGCCGGGCTTTTGAGCATGAATTTTCACAGATCTATATTAATTCTAAAAAAATGGTGATAGCTTGACATGGGTCACGAGCTTTATTTATAATACGAAGATAAACGTCTACACTGTTCCAGTGAAAAGTAGCTGTCCGAAGGTCGCCATTGTTTCAACATTGTGGCAAAAGTGTATGTAACCACACAATGCAACGCTCGCACAATATTATTTAACCCATGCGGTTGAACGTTTACATAAAAATGGACTGTGACCCtcattttaaagaacatctttGGAATACAATGCACgtactaaataataaaacgacAACAACATATTTGTTCTAATCAAGGTTCAGCTGAATTTAGAAACTTAAGCGCCACCGGGCAATAGAAAAAGGTTGTATTACCACTAAATTATCAATAAACTGTCTTGAAAcggtttaaagtgacactcttcaAAGTCAACgcatacacatgaataacaatcatcaactttgactgataaacctttgacttcttactaaataagcatttatggaaaatattgattgctaaaaacaacaatggaaccttgtatttaaaagcagaaagcgcgaaaaatattaaatgacaggTGAATGCTAAACTATATACTGTGGTTTACTTAAGCCCAGGTAGAAATAGCGTGTTTTATAcccatttctttcaaattaaacttggtatccttaataaaaagcattattttcgacaattattcatccttttaggaatattaaaacaacattattaattgtggtcaatcttatctgtgagtaagaatgcatctttaagaGTTGCCATCTTGGATGATCAGAAAGCACAATATCCCATTTGGGATAGAGTTAAACGGGTTTTAACTCTAGCACTTGATATGGGCAAGTGTGCTGGTGTTTTAGATATGGAAAACTTCTTTTTCCGGCTGCGAACACAGCagcttaagttaagaaatgtaCTTATCACACATAAATATAAAGATCGAAATTCgctgtttcaaatatttatcaaatacaaaTTGAACCGCTAAGACAGATGtttacttaaggaatgaattgcgggcttgatgtatGCACGCAGTTTGGATGGTCAAGGTGTGTGGAGtccgcgtactttgaccagcatgagtgcgttcatatccccgataatgacatcaagcccaaAACTAATTCCTTAAATTTACactaatagtttattatttcaatcaagaattgttaaaaaaatacttcatttcatttaagaaaacctttaagtaactctttcttacccattctgtaattAGAACGACCCGGCTGTAACcgtaaacattttatcaattgaCATCACAATAACGcaggaaaagatcaaccacttgaaatcacctTGAACGCAAAATTGAAAATCTTatggcaaaaatatattttacatatcataAATCAACACcttcttaaatgttgatttatttttaaccggacacaacacaaacaattaAAGGATCAACGATTCccatttatattgttatgcgatgaattgctatccgaacatatccgattAGGTTCATAGGATGATAACCGCATTTGggaaatataaggaatgaaagttaaatatataagatataaatatatatatgggagtaattttgatttttttctatattggTATATGCTTATGTTCATGTATGGTTTAGTTATGTTTAGAAACATAGTAACATGAACACTGAGAGAAATATAAACAAGGATAgctataattattttcataattataaaagaTGAGCATCTTCTTTGAGTATATACACTATAATCGTCACTGACTATAAAAGAAtgcaataaataatgtattcttAGCAGTGATATAATCCCATAAAAAATATGAGTTAATAGACAGTTCTGGCTACAATTTTATGAATACAGTCACAATATGTTATGAACGTAAGaactattaattattatattaaattgcgCTTTGAATGAACACGTCTATAAAGACGTTAACACACAGACTCTGTCCAATGACTTAAAAAAGATATGTTCTTTGTACAACTACGAGAAATTCATATGCTTGAATTCCGATATTATTTTGACAGCGTCTAGAAGATTCGAGAAACAATGCTAAAAACAAGCTTATTTGCATTGAAAACGATTTTCATATATTCATGCCCAAACATATAGTtgcaaacttaaaaaaaatatacttatgaTTCGATTACACGACAAACTTGGTACATCGGATTCCTTAATTTAGGTTCGAAAGAAAATAGTGAGTGTAGAGTAAtagttttaatgaaatgtacTTGTTTTACCATTATTAGGCCGAACGTTTTCCTACAAATTTGTTAGTAAACTTTATTGAAGAGAACAATATAAGATgcattttgtttcctttttgagatgattaaaacatgtttgatgaAACCTCTTTCATACGTATGCAAATACAATCAGCACAATTCTCTGTCAAACCCATAGTGCTAGTGATTCCGATACTTCAACTAAACAATTATGTACAGAAAGGACGAGATACATTTATCTTCATTTGAATTCTCTCAGGTTTGTTTTGACTTTCGTAAAATAATAAGAATCAGATTTaacataaatttgtttattgaataaaccATTTAACGGCGATATGCCACGACAACTCATACTATTCTGAGCACAATTTACCGTTCTCTTTTTGGTATGGTCGAtactacttcaactactactacaacaactactactattattactactaaAAATACTACTGCTAGTGCtgctgttgatgttgttgttgttgttgctgctgctgctactagtACTGCTACAATAAATACTATTCTActtcactactactactactactactactactactactactactactactactactactactactactactactactactactactactactactactactactattactactactgttactactactactgctacttctactactactactactactactactactactactactactactactactactactactactactactactactactactactattactactactactactactactactactactactactactactactactactactactactactactactactactactactactattaccacccctactactactactactactactactactactactactactactacttctactactaatactactattacttctactactactactactactactactactactactactactactactactactactactacttctactactactactactactactactattactactactactactactactactactactactactactactactactactactactactactactactactactactactactactactactactactactactactactactactaccactactattactattactactactactactactattactattactactactactactattactactactacttctattactacttctactactattactactactactactattactactactactactactactactactactactactactactactactactactactactactactactactacttctactactactactacttctactactacttctactactagtaATGTGTCAATATGCAAAGCTTGTATAAAACACGCGTAtttgtaaaagttaaaaacGCAATAATGATAAGGgataatacaattgaaataattacatCTCCATTggtaaatgtatgtttaattgGAAGACTAAAAAGATATCATTTTTTCTTAAGGTGTATCCGAACTATTGTCGCAATTAAATAATCATAAGGGGAACACATCATTccgttataaaaaatatttaatacagaaGTTGTCCGACTTCAATCGGTGACCGTAGTTGTGTTACAATCTATAAGCTATTACCTTCATACATTTTAGGTTTAGCTTGTGTAGTCAAATCGACAACT
Proteins encoded in this window:
- the LOC128236200 gene encoding uncharacterized protein LOC128236200 gives rise to the protein MVVITGLASTIGCVGVVIFTLFGVLAYCKIIKNRDIYQEIRYRRRTMLLGEEAGNINDGNVIELSASFNIGDMQRYNTLTTQDVAQNSEDVSAYPFLEVERRPFRSTRETESGYVDMRDIFETCQRANCDKSFEDMNSSASTDPDEFDPRCTRKMVAESADMGYLHTVTEKR